GAACCTGTAAACCAGGTGTTAACCCTTTGtcgtgttcttcttcttctgcagagcTCAGATAAAGAGCACGGTCAAGAGGAAGTTGTATGAGGATAGCAGAGTCCCTATTTCCTCTGAATCCCCAAAGAAGACCGTCAAGAAAACCACTGTCACCATGACGCCGACGCCGGCTCCTGCAGCTCCCGCCATGATCGCCGTGCCGACCTCGCAAGTCGTCATGGCGACGGGCATGCAGAACAGCCCCACTTTGGCCCCACCCATTAAGAAACAGAAGACTGCAGGTGAGAAACGGAGAAATGGTAGGAAGTGACTTCTGACCAATGAGATTTAGACATGACGGTGacactcctccttctcctcctcattattctcctcctcctcatcatcctcctcctcttccccctcatcatcctcctcctcctcatcctccttctcctcctcatcattctcctcctcctcctcctcatcatcctcctccccttcctcctcatcatcctcctccccttcctcctcatcattctcctcctcttcctcctcatcatcctcctccccttcctcctcatcatcctcctcctcctcctcatcatcatcctcctcatcctcctccttctcctcctcatcattctcctcctcctcctcatcattctcctcctcctcctcatcatcctcctcctcctcatcctccttctcctcctcatcattctcctcctcctcctcctcatcatcctcctccccttcctcctcatcattctcctcctcttcctcctcatcatcctcctccccttcctcctcatcatcctcctccttctcctcctcatcattctcctcctcctcctcatcattctcctcctcctcctcctccctgcagacGTGACGCTCAGCGCTCTGAACGACTCAGACGTGAACAGCGACCTGGTGGACATCGAAGGACTTGGCGATGGTTCCTCCAGCAAGAAACTGAACTTTGACCAAGGTCAGTGTCTCAGGGAGGTTcactgaaagacaaaacactTCCACAAGCATCACGTCATGTTCACGTCTCAACGGGCTGAGTTTATCTTTGAAGTGTTTACTTTTTGTAGTTGTCttctcatgtttgtgttttattcttcattatttcctcttgttttttcacCTTGTTTGTCTATTGATCCCTCGCTCGTGCATCACTCTTTTACCTGCTGCCATTCAGTAGATACAGTGGCGCTGTaaattttcattatcgattaaaTCAAAGAGAAGCTGCAGATCATCACATTTGAGACTTGATCTGTGTCCTCAGAGAGCCTGAACCTGGACTCCAGCCTCATCATGAACTCCAGTGACCTCCCCCTCCTGTCccgctgacctttgacctctcagcTGCCTCTCAGGACTACAGAAACATCCAGAAGCGTCATTATTTTCATAAAggttcctcttcttctgttacTCTCCTGTTACCTGACGTTCATCCGTCAATACTTGGACCTGATTCTGTGCATCgatgtgttcattttaaagttcaaaatgtaaga
Above is a window of Chaetodon auriga isolate fChaAug3 chromosome 15, fChaAug3.hap1, whole genome shotgun sequence DNA encoding:
- the LOC143333132 gene encoding BPTF-associated chromatin complex component 1-like, which encodes MTSASAKVGEIFSAAGAAFTKLGELTMQLHPVSDSSPAGAKWTETEIEMLRLAVRRFGDDLNNISTVIKERTVAQIKSTVKRKLYEDSRVPISSESPKKTVKKTTVTMTPTPAPAAPAMIAVPTSQVVMATGMQNSPTLAPPIKKQKTADVTLSALNDSDVNSDLVDIEGLGDGSSSKKLNFDQESLNLDSSLIMNSSDLPLLSR